The Solanum lycopersicum chromosome 9, SLM_r2.1 genome window below encodes:
- the LOC138338456 gene encoding uncharacterized protein produces the protein MVEEFIKLHQEGMSFKKYSFKFIKLSKSASSFISIARDEMSHFITGVYEDFVEKCREAPLHENMDNSMLKVHAQQLEECRLRKKNMEANGVKSFESGCSKSRLDVQNKPKFKKSFSNQVPFNFSKNHNDKGSNPKPQKGRNVNPQKKRPTHGKRGKKNVGECLVGTNSCYGCGKGVHKVKYCPNVISQGKGNSQFGPSSEAPKRNRLYAFRLGVNKKSLRTL, from the coding sequence ATGGTAGAGGAGTTCATAAAACTTCATCAAGAAGGTATGAGTTTCAAGAAATACTCCTTCAAATTCATTAAGCTGTCCAAAAGTGCTTCTTCTTTCATTTCTATtgctagggatgaaatgagtcattttatTACGGGTGTGTATGAAGATTTTGTAGAAAAATGTCGTGAAGCTCCGCTTCATGAAAATATGGATAATTCTATGTTGAAGGTTCATGCGCAACAGCTAGAGGAATGCCGTCTAAGGAAAAAGAATATGGAAGCTAACGGGGTAAAGTCATTTGAAAGTGGTTGTTCTAAGAGTAGGCTTGATGTTCAAAACAAGCCTAAATTTAAGAAGAGCTTTTCAAATCAGgttccttttaatttttccaaGAATCACAATGATAAAGGTTCTAATCCTAAACCTCAAAAGGGGAGAAATGTTAATCCACAAAAAAAGAGACCAACCCATGGTAAGCGTGGTAAGAAAAATGTGGGCGAATGTCTTGTTGGGACTAATAGTTGCTATGGTTGTGGCAAAGGTGTCCATAAGGTGAAATATTGTCCAAATGTGATAAGTCAAGGTAAGGGAAATAGCCAATTCGGTCCTAGTTCTGAAGCTCCAAAGAGGAACCGTTTATATGCATTCaggctaggggtgaacaagaaaTCTCTCCGAACGTTGTGA